AGTGGCAAGGTGAGAAATCGCCATTATTAGCCTTACTTGACCTTTTCCACAAAATACGAAAGGACCGGAGCCACATACTGCATTCATTAGGGTTGCTGAAGATATGCTGGCAAGTGCTAGCCACGAATGGAGCGTCCTTGCAGATGTAGACACCGAGCGAAGCACGCTTGTCGAGGGAAGCGCGGGAGGCAAGAGCCGTGGCGTCAGTGGCGTTGGGAGGGTTGAACTTCATGGCGTCGGGGATTTCGTCTGCGGAGACGCTGGCGCCTGTGACGACCTTTGCGACTTCGACGGTAGAAGCGGAAGGGAGGGCGGTGACGGCCTTGAGCGCCGCGAGGGTAGCGAGGACGGAGGCGAGCTGCATGTTTGCGGTGGTCaagatagatagatatatCTGAGAGTATGAGGTGGTTTGAAAAGATGAGTAAGTGCCGAAGGCTTGAGGGGCTGGTTGGATGGTGAGAATGAGAGATGAGCAAGTTGGAGATAGGAATTGAGCGTCTTTATAGACGGAATGGAGCCATTCGAGGTGTCTCCGTTGCCCCCAACTGTTCTTTTGGGCTGCGGGGATGAACCGACTGAAGCGATCGTAAACATTCCCAAGCAAGAACATCCAAAGAGACTCAAGGGGCTCGGTTACCTTTCCATTACCAACTCCATTTCCATGTCCCTCAATCACATCTCACCTCAGCTTTGAAGCAATATCTCAGTAAGAACCTCAGCTCCAAAGCAATATCTCAGTAAGAACCTCAGCTCTCAAGCAAAATCTCAGTAAGCAAAATCAATACAACAATCTAGGAGCGCATTCAGTACCGCTATACAAATTTGAGAGGGTACTCAGTTTACAGGATTCGGATCATACGTAGTAAGCATGCTGCCTTACTAAACTACGTAGGGAGCGTTCGTTAGATTTGTCTCAATATTATGCAAGTTGCTGAGTGCAGCCCACCTGCAACCGTCTGCACTTCTTTCTCCAAATCGTCGATTCGACTACTAATTAGACGGCTGGATTCAGCCAATTTCTTACTGCCATTCCTTACTACCTACAACTACACTACAGTTCAAAACAATCGAGTCGTGTATTGACCGAGTGCAATCTTGGTGCAGTGTTAGGATGGTCAACTTTGGTTTTTTTATAATCCGCCTAATTGTAAGGTATTTATCTTCTTAGCGCCACCTCCCTATTTACTGTAATGCCTCCCCTTACTGGCTTATCAAtaggagagcggacgggatcccgagttttccagtgggtatggtcgtatgtgctTGTTTGATGCAAAGCGACTACTTATCAATGCTTTGTTTCTCGTCCCAGAAAGGCTTCACGGGCGCAACTTGGGCAAAACGTCTGTCGATGACAGAAGCAActtgtgtatgtgtgtgtgtgtgtgtttggaCACACGTATTCGAACATGCCTAGTATTTCGCtcatttttaatataaaagctaGCTATACAAATAGAACACTCGTTTCATCATCAAGGGTATCaagccaaaaagaaaaaaaaaaaaaatgctaAATGATGACTAACTGCTACCTGGAGCAGTCAGTTCAAAACAACATGAGCCTCCCTCCCGTCTTTCGTTCTCGTCATGCTCAAAGCCAGACAGTCTATCCTCCCCAAACAAGAACGAACGAATGCAACGCAATGCAAACACAAtacagaaaagaaaacaataCCAAAAAGCCCACCCATATGCCAAGTCAAAATCAAAGTCCTTCATTCCCGTCATTCCCGTCATAACCTCGTTCGTCATCACACATCAATGCCCCCAAGCATCTCTTAGACTTCCATTTTCCGTGAGGAACTACTACCCCATTCTCTCCCCCTTCCGCAACCGAACAATCTTATCCGCCCTCAACACCCCCAAACTGTTCTCCCTCCCTGGTCTCCTACCAATTTCAATACACAAAAACCGTATCAAGTCCAGATTATTCCAGTAGCTCGTGTGCGCGCTCAACATATTCAGGTACTGAATCTCTAGCGGGCCCCCGCCCGATCGTAGATAGTAATCGATTTGGCCGTTATCGTTCAACAAGaaggccttcttctcggcgacTTCTTCCCGCGAGAAATCATGCACTTCCAGTTCGAGCTGCGaggggaggcggaggaaggtgGGCGGTTTGGAGGTTGACAGCATCTGGGATTGGTGTCCGGTGGGATCGGTTGATTGATTTGACGGATCAGAGGGGTTGGAAGAGTTAGATGTGGGtgcggaggtggaggttgtCAGACCAGCTAAACCGCGGAGGGAGTCGGAGACGgatttgaagaaggaggtggtgaaggTGGGCACGTAAGCGGTCTTGAGGCTGGAAGCATAAATGGGATCGATGGTCCCGTTTAGCAGGTAGGCGATGGGGTCCTCCTTGGCGAGAATGTTGTAGATGTTGTCGACGGCGATGCAGCCGAAGCGGCCGAGGTCACCGACTATATCCTTGTTGAGCGTGTCGGCTGCGTCTGCGCCGGGCTTGAGGCGGCCGCGGCGGGGAACGAGGCTACCTCTTtctagaagaaggaaaaaggcgGCGGGGctgccgaggaggaagaggttggtggtgtcgAACTCGAAGTGGCGGGTTTCCGGCTGTGTTCCGGATAGATCTAAGGGCCGGGGAACGCTGGTCGGCTGCTTGGAGAGGATCTCGACCGCCATGGCGCTGCCGAGCGAGTGCCCAATGAGGTGAACGCGGCCCTTGTCGGCGAAGCCGGGGTTGTTCTTGCACCATAGCCGGTACACGCGATTTGCTTCACCTACAAGGGCGGCAATCATTTTTGGCTTGTGATGAGACATGTAAAAAGGAATGTCGAACATGACGTCTGAGATCATGCTGCGCACGGCAGGGATTGTGTTGGGTTCAATGTCCTTCAGCCCGAAACCGTCAGGAGTATATGCGGACgcgtcttcttccttgctGGGACCGCCATCTTCAAAGCTGAGCAGATGACGCCAATTCACAGGCAGCACCATGATACCATTCTGGTCAGGCCGGAGCACCGGTTTTATCATGGGATTTTCCAACTCGATATTGACGGCTCTTCGAAAGGCATTGACGGCATGCGTGAAGTGGAAACTTTCAACCCGCTCGGCAAACTTTTGACCAATGCCATGGGCAATCAAAAGAAGATCGGTCACTTGGCCGCGATCCTGCTCCATTTGACATGCTGGGCAACCATCACCCGAGACATTTGTCTGCCGTGACGTATTGCGGTTGGGCGCTTTATTTGGCGATGTGCCCTTCTTTTGGTGTATCTTGTCCCAGATGGCCTGGTCGAAACCGCGCACCACGGGGATTCCCACAGTAATACCTCTCATGATCTTTTGGAGTGGCCGTCTTCCATGATATGCACTAGGTTTCTGGCTGGGCCTTAGCAAGAAGGCAGCGGACTTGTCCTTGTAGATGACATGAAAGTTGGCAGAGGGTtcgggtggtggcggcggcagttCTTGATCGGGATGCACATGCTCAAGTGTCCCTTCAGCTGCGGCTTCTCCACGAAAACATCTGGCGGCGCAAAACGGATCGCTCGATATTGGCGGCTCGGGAGGCATGTCGTCCTTGACTTTGGGGCGCTTGTCCGGAATTTCTGGCCACAAAGGGTGCGACACCTTTTCTTCGCCTAGCGCACCTACATCTAACGCAGACTTCAGTTCGTCCTTCCAGGTCTGACCCCATACCCGTAACTCTCGATAGCCGGCTTCTAGCTGGTTAGCGACGGCAGGCTTGACGGGGGTCATGGTGTCTCTGAGAATCAGTGTCAGCAGTCGACTAAGAAGGGTTGCACGGAGCGCCAATGCCTACCTATAGAACCACGTAGCGCGTTGCACCGTGGATATGTCATTGACAGGCGACCAGTATATCGGCTTCATCTGAAGAACTGGCAACGAAACCATGTGCAGTCTCGAGATACCAACAGGCACCTCAACCGAATCTTCCGCCTGACGAATGGCCTCTTTGACAATGCGCTTGGCCGCTCGGCTATCATTCCCCCCTAAGCGAGATGGAAGGCCACGTATGGATGGTTCTCTGGACGGCTTGTCTTCTGGTGTAGCACCGACTGACCGGCTGAGTGATTCGACGCGAACGAACGGCTTGCCTGAGATTCCAGCATCCACGACCGGGGGTCTTGGAATCATCTTGCCAATAGTCGAAAGAGGAAGTTGGTTATCGTTGAGGGAGGAAGGCTTCACCTCTAAAGAGCCAGAAAGTCTTTGAAGAGGGCTAGTGCCAAGCGGAAGACTTGAGGGCCTAAATGCCGAGGACTCTTGCGAAGTATCTGAATTTGCCCACAAGCGAGTCAACTGGGCCATAACCTCCTGAATAAGGCGGTCGTGGTCGAGGGTTGGCTGGCGACGTCTGGTAACGGCGCAAAACTCCTTTCTTAACTCTGCGTCAGCATCGATCGAAAGCTCCGCGCAACATACTGGGACGCTGAGGTCATGCTCATTTTCGGTGGTGGCCAGGGCCGAGAAAGCGGAATGGCCCTCCCGATCATGCTTGTCCTTGTGCTTAGCAGCCAGGAGGGCCACGATAGCGGCAAGTTTCTCGGCATTTTCCTTTGAGAGAGACGGACTCGGACTTCGGTTTCTCTGAGCGTGTCTGTGATTCCTTCTGTCCCTGTCGGAGGAGAAGCCCAGCCACGCCCGCTCTAGATCTCTGTTATCACCAGGGGAGAAGGGTCGCAGTGGTAGGTTTGCTGCTTTCGCATCGGAGGAGCCAACAGTTGTGGCAGCAGACAAGGGGTCATCGATGGGGATGGTGGACGAGTAGAAGAACTGGGCGTTGATAGGTGGGATGCCCTCGAGCCCATCGATGGGTTCGGGTTCGGTGATGGGCGCTAGTCGGCAGGAGGGGCCGAAGGTATGATGGGTCTCGGCCGTGTTGGACATGGTTTGATTGCCCTTTTGAAGCGGGCGGTGACAAGACTCGAGGGCGACGCGACGAGGAAGCGCACTGATCGACGATCGAGTTGCTATGCAGGTACCTGACGTCAGCCACTTATGTACATAGTATACCGGGCGATGGTCCACAAAGCCAACGAACGGCAATGTCTGAACAAGAAGAGTagctagctacctacctaccacacACTACGTACGCACGCGCTTGTGCTCAGACGGACTGGCCGGCCTAATCAGTAGTGTATGTGTAAGTGCCAGTCGAGGTTATTGCGAACGAGGACACTAGTGTAGttagagaagagaagagaagaagtgaGCAGGCCCATGACCTACAGGGACCGTGACCGTGACCTTCAGACCAACTGGAAGTGGAATAAGCTCGGGCTCCAAGTCTGGTGGGAGAAACAGTCCGCGATCCGAGACATGGTGTGGAGAAAGCAAGTTTAGGTTCTTTTTCATGGATGTGAGATTGAGAAATAGTGTAGGACAAGTACACGGGCGCAAAAGTCTaattacactacactacacgtgGTTGCGAGAGAGGACTGGCGGGGATGGACGCGAGCGAGGTCGAGTGCTCCCGTCTGGCTCTTCTGCCTTGTATCACCTACTCACTCTGTGTGTAACTGGATGCGCTGATGACGTGGTTAGCCTCCAGCTGCGCGTGTTGGTGAATCAGTGGGGTTTCAgtgggtacctctatggacCCCACATGGAATGAGGATCCCCATCAGTTAGTGGGTGCCTGCCGCCACAAAGTAACATGGGATGGATGTCATTGCGGCAGTACCCGCCCGCGAACTTCCACCCTTCAATCCCGTCACTTGTGGCGCTGACCCGACAGGCTGTGGCTGAAGCCTCGTATCCTCGTTTCCCCAGGTCTCTAGTGTTGCTGTCGTGGAGCCAACGGAAATGATGTCTGCGCATCCCAAGATCCGAATAAGTGGTCGGGTACAAATCCAGACCCATGCTGAAATCACTCTTGCTGCCTCATACGACTGCCAGGCATCTCCAGGTTTTCCATCCACTCCCTTTACCCGACCCCAGTGTAAATCTCTGTCAAGTCATGTCGAGTCATGACTACCTTACATCTCGTGAACTTGCAACCTACGGACCATTCACCATGGCCTAGTCCTAGTGCCGGGCATCGAGGTTTACTGTCGCGCCGGGAAGCACATGTCGACATGATTTACACCCAAACACCCTAGGCAGTGACGGTAACCCAAAGTAGAATGGTGGGTACCAGCTGGGAAAATGGTACCCCTGAAAATCCTCTCCGAGTTTCCTTAAATGGGCGCGCCAGTCCGTTCCTTCGGCTGTGTTCCCAAGCATCTCCTGGGCTCGTCTTGCTCTGTTCTGTCTTTTTCGCCTGTCAACCGCCCT
The Neurospora crassa OR74A linkage group II, whole genome shotgun sequence DNA segment above includes these coding regions:
- a CDS encoding DDHD domain-containing protein, whose amino-acid sequence is MSNTAETHHTFGPSCRLAPITEPEPIDGLEGIPPINAQFFYSSTIPIDDPLSAATTVGSSDAKAANLPLRPFSPGDNRDLERAWLGFSSDRDRRNHRHAQRNRSPSPSLSKENAEKLAAIVALLAAKHKDKHDREGHSAFSALATTENEHDLSVPVCCAELSIDADAELRKEFCAVTRRRQPTLDHDRLIQEVMAQLTRLWANSDTSQESSAFRPSSLPLGTSPLQRLSGSLEVKPSSLNDNQLPLSTIGKMIPRPPVVDAGISGKPFVRVESLSRSVGATPEDKPSREPSIRGLPSRLGGNDSRAAKRIVKEAIRQAEDSVEVPVGISRLHMVSLPVLQMKPIYWSPVNDISTVQRATWFYRDTMTPVKPAVANQLEAGYRELRVWGQTWKDELKSALDVGALGEEKVSHPLWPEIPDKRPKVKDDMPPEPPISSDPFCAARCFRGEAAAEGTLEHVHPDQELPPPPPEPSANFHVIYKDKSAAFLLRPSQKPSAYHGRRPLQKIMRGITVGIPVVRGFDQAIWDKIHQKKGTSPNKAPNRNTSRQTNVSGDGCPACQMEQDRGQVTDLLLIAHGIGQKFAERVESFHFTHAVNAFRRAVNIELENPMIKPVLRPDQNGIMVLPVNWRHLLSFEDGGPSKEEDASAYTPDGFGLKDIEPNTIPAVRSMISDVMFDIPFYMSHHKPKMIAALVGEANRVYRLWCKNNPGFADKGRVHLIGHSLGSAMAVEILSKQPTSVPRPLDLSGTQPETRHFEFDTTNLFLLGSPAAFFLLLERGSLVPRRGRLKPGADAADTLNKDIVGDLGRFGCIAVDNIYNILAKEDPIAYLLNGTIDPIYASSLKTAYVPTFTTSFFKSVSDSLRGLAGLTTSTSAPTSNSSNPSDPSNQSTDPTGHQSQMLSTSKPPTFLRLPSQLELEVHDFSREEVAEKKAFLLNDNGQIDYYLRSGGGPLEIQYLNMLSAHTSYWNNLDLIRFLCIEIGRRPGRENSLGVLRADKIVRLRKGERMG